A stretch of Pseudolysobacter antarcticus DNA encodes these proteins:
- a CDS encoding NAD(P)/FAD-dependent oxidoreductase, which translates to MTLTAQPQSISPEKSAGRKHFAIIGAGPMGLICAMELLKHGHQVDIYERDDRIGGMSASFDFDGLAIERFYHFICKTDAPLFELLQELGLSDKLRWTDTEMGFFHAGKLHRWGTPFALLKFDGLGWIDKFRYALHVMYTKGIRDWSKLDRVGATPWLKKWLGQRAYTVLWQRLFELKFFEYSESLSAAWLGTRIKRIALSRRSLLQESLGYLQGGSEILLEKMQQAILQRGGAIHLKSGIQRVTTDGFGKVRGIVVNDAERSIDVVISTAPIQFVPDLVPDLPPAFAAQVRAIVNIPVVCVIFKLKQPLTDNFWMNICDSSIDVPGVIEYTNLCRFDAANGDPSIVYAPFYMPKTHPKYARSNSEFIAETLAYLARLNPQFNADWVLASHCHRYDFSQTVCPPGFAQMLPPMQTPVAGFYMADTSYYYPEDRSISESLKVGKTLAQLAGEYAG; encoded by the coding sequence ATGACACTCACGGCACAACCGCAATCCATATCGCCGGAGAAATCAGCTGGCCGCAAACATTTCGCGATCATTGGCGCCGGGCCGATGGGCTTGATCTGTGCGATGGAATTGCTCAAGCACGGTCACCAAGTCGATATCTACGAACGCGATGACCGGATCGGTGGCATGTCGGCGAGTTTCGATTTCGACGGTCTCGCCATCGAACGTTTTTATCACTTCATCTGCAAGACCGATGCGCCGTTATTCGAGTTGCTGCAAGAACTCGGCCTCAGCGACAAGCTGCGCTGGACCGATACCGAGATGGGATTTTTCCACGCTGGCAAATTGCATCGCTGGGGCACGCCGTTTGCGCTGCTGAAGTTCGATGGCCTCGGCTGGATCGACAAATTCCGCTACGCGTTGCACGTGATGTATACCAAGGGCATTCGCGACTGGTCGAAACTCGATCGTGTGGGTGCAACGCCGTGGCTGAAAAAATGGCTCGGTCAACGCGCCTACACCGTGTTGTGGCAACGTTTATTCGAACTCAAATTTTTTGAATACAGCGAGTCGCTATCGGCCGCCTGGCTCGGCACGCGGATCAAGCGCATTGCGCTATCGCGCCGCAGCCTGCTGCAGGAATCACTCGGTTATCTGCAAGGTGGATCGGAAATTCTGCTGGAAAAAATGCAGCAAGCCATCCTCCAGCGTGGTGGTGCAATCCATCTGAAATCCGGCATCCAGCGTGTGACCACCGACGGTTTCGGAAAAGTGCGCGGCATCGTTGTGAACGATGCAGAGCGCAGCATCGATGTCGTGATCAGCACCGCGCCGATCCAGTTCGTACCCGACCTCGTGCCCGACCTTCCGCCGGCATTTGCCGCGCAGGTTCGCGCCATCGTCAACATTCCCGTGGTGTGCGTGATCTTCAAACTCAAGCAGCCGCTGACGGATAATTTCTGGATGAATATCTGCGATAGCAGCATCGATGTTCCGGGCGTGATCGAATACACCAATCTGTGCCGGTTCGATGCGGCGAATGGGGATCCGTCGATCGTCTACGCGCCGTTCTACATGCCAAAAACGCATCCGAAATATGCGCGATCAAACAGCGAATTCATAGCCGAGACACTCGCTTATCTGGCGCGCCTGAATCCGCAATTCAACGCCGACTGGGTGCTCGCGAGCCATTGCCATCGCTACGACTTTTCGCAGACCGTGTGTCCGCCCGGATTTGCGCAGATGCTGCCGCCGATGCAGACTCCGGTCGCCGGGTTTTACATGGCCGACACATCGTATTATTACCCCGAAGATCGCTCGATCTCGGAAAGTCTCAAGGTCGGAAAAACCCTGGCGCAACTCGCTGGCGAGTATGCTGGCTAG
- a CDS encoding class I SAM-dependent methyltransferase, whose translation MELEQLYRHRFPESELAAKHAIWQVLCKDFFSRYVKPDATVVDIGAGYCEFINNIQAGTKIAVDLNPEVKQRAAADVRVINESCTAIRELPGDSVDVVFMSNFLEHLPSKQLVLETFQEALRILRPGGQVIILQPNIRFLYAEYWDFFDHHTALSDRSLVEGLELAGFKPTLVIPRFLPYTTKSRLPKAAFLVRLYLRVPLAWRILGKQALVIAEKP comes from the coding sequence ATGGAGCTCGAACAACTCTATCGCCATCGTTTTCCCGAGAGCGAGCTCGCCGCCAAACACGCGATCTGGCAGGTGCTGTGCAAGGATTTTTTCAGTCGGTATGTCAAACCGGATGCGACGGTGGTGGATATCGGCGCGGGTTATTGCGAGTTCATCAACAACATCCAGGCCGGCACCAAGATCGCGGTCGATCTGAATCCCGAAGTGAAGCAGCGCGCCGCCGCCGATGTGCGCGTGATCAACGAATCCTGCACTGCAATTCGCGAGCTTCCGGGCGACAGCGTCGATGTCGTGTTCATGAGCAATTTCCTCGAACATCTGCCGAGCAAACAGCTTGTGCTCGAAACCTTTCAGGAAGCGCTGCGCATCCTGCGACCCGGCGGTCAGGTCATCATCCTGCAGCCGAATATCCGTTTTCTCTATGCGGAATATTGGGATTTTTTCGATCATCACACCGCGCTGAGTGATCGCAGCCTCGTCGAAGGCCTCGAACTCGCCGGGTTCAAACCGACCCTCGTCATTCCACGGTTTTTGCCTTACACCACCAAAAGTCGCCTGCCGAAAGCGGCGTTTCTGGTACGCCTGTATCTGCGTGTTCCGCTGGCTTGGCGCATCCTCGGCAAACAGGCGCTGGTGATCGCCGAAAAACCGTGA
- a CDS encoding GtrA family protein → MNRAREPESPPNSAANNAQGSDSNESKRFLRFLFVSAIAAAANFGSRIVFSRFCDYSLAIFFAFVVGITTAFVLNRALVFTASKNQLHQQMLWFLLINLGALVLTLAVSLLFARIVLPALGIHSYTEEIAHALGILAPVITSYLGHKHLTFR, encoded by the coding sequence ATGAACCGCGCGCGTGAACCAGAATCGCCGCCAAACTCTGCGGCGAATAATGCCCAAGGCAGCGACTCGAACGAATCGAAACGGTTTTTGCGCTTTCTGTTTGTGAGCGCTATCGCCGCGGCGGCAAACTTTGGCAGCCGCATCGTGTTCAGCCGGTTTTGCGATTATTCGCTGGCGATATTTTTTGCATTCGTCGTCGGCATCACCACGGCGTTCGTGCTCAATCGCGCGCTAGTGTTCACGGCATCGAAAAACCAGTTGCACCAACAGATGCTGTGGTTTCTCTTGATCAATCTCGGCGCATTGGTGCTGACGCTGGCAGTGAGCCTGCTGTTCGCGCGGATCGTGCTGCCCGCGCTAGGCATTCATTCCTATACCGAGGAAATCGCCCATGCGCTGGGCATATTGGCACCGGTGATTACGAGCTACCTCGGCCACAAACATCTGACCTTCAGATAA
- a CDS encoding class I SAM-dependent methyltransferase, translating into MSSFEELYLAANPDVANAVRDGQFESGMQHYLMFGKREERALVPIQSRARELTEKVAREKARKLETIAPLLRTDMPCVTSPLCFDFLNAELRAQFDIIDTDIVSGNGYDQHVLDLIARHPNGLILDCGSGNRSTYYDNVVNFEIAAFDSTDVRGVGEVLPFVDGAFDAVISLAVLEHVTDPFRCAAEIKRVLKPGGELICCAAFLQPYHGYPHHYYNMTHHGLRNLFANEIDIDRIDVYDSVRPIWSLNWIIQSWAEGLKGQTREDFLNMRLEEFLVPPAKFLGAPFVTELPVAKNLELASACVLFGKKQL; encoded by the coding sequence ATGTCCTCATTTGAAGAACTCTACCTCGCTGCCAATCCCGATGTTGCCAACGCCGTGCGCGACGGGCAGTTCGAATCCGGCATGCAGCATTATCTGATGTTCGGTAAACGCGAGGAGCGTGCGCTGGTTCCGATCCAATCCCGCGCACGGGAGCTGACTGAAAAAGTGGCGCGGGAAAAAGCGCGCAAGCTGGAAACCATCGCGCCACTGTTGCGCACCGATATGCCATGCGTAACCTCGCCATTGTGCTTCGATTTCCTGAACGCCGAACTGCGCGCACAGTTCGATATCATCGATACGGATATCGTGAGCGGCAACGGTTATGACCAGCATGTGCTCGACCTGATCGCACGCCATCCGAACGGGCTCATTCTTGATTGCGGCTCGGGCAACCGTTCGACGTATTACGACAACGTGGTCAATTTCGAAATTGCCGCCTTCGACTCCACCGATGTGCGCGGCGTCGGCGAAGTATTGCCGTTCGTTGACGGCGCCTTCGATGCGGTCATCTCGCTGGCGGTACTCGAACATGTCACCGATCCGTTTCGCTGTGCCGCGGAAATAAAACGCGTCCTCAAACCGGGCGGCGAGCTGATCTGTTGCGCCGCGTTCCTGCAGCCGTATCATGGTTATCCACACCATTACTACAACATGACCCACCACGGCTTGCGCAACTTGTTCGCCAACGAAATCGATATTGATCGCATCGATGTTTACGACAGCGTGCGCCCGATCTGGTCGTTGAACTGGATTATCCAAAGCTGGGCTGAAGGGCTGAAGGGCCAAACGCGCGAAGATTTCCTGAATATGCGATTGGAAGAATTTCTTGTGCCGCCCGCGAAATTTCTCGGCGCACCGTTTGTCACCGAGTTGCCGGTCGCGAAGAATCTCGAACTCGCCTCAGCATGCGTATTGTTCGGCAAAAAACAGCTGTAA